One genomic region from Halorussus rarus encodes:
- a CDS encoding tyrosine-type recombinase/integrase, with protein MTQDVSQQLETLRNKIQNGRRDVDEANRDALLKFSDELMLIPSQVGDHRHLKLLRHNVRMAEHAGSLVDALEDEEEVKEIVRWIHRTYDNPETNRDYRVALKQFGRRATEVNGDSPPETMEWIPSNTPSTYDPAPEPSDMLKWEDDVLPLIEETRNPRDAALVAVAWDAGPRSGELRSLTLGDVTDYEHGYQVTVRGKMGQRSVGLVPSVPFLQRWLEAHPGDALDDPLWSKLEEPTAPTYNALRTAIKDAAERADINKPVTFTNFRKSSASHLASRGMNQAHIEDHHGWTRGSDVASRYVSVFAEDTDREVARIHGIDVDADEEPDPTAPIECPRCHQKTPREKQNCIHCRQHLTKEATVEQRKTCDWCGETIRGYSEHLPACPAVEIEK; from the coding sequence ATGACGCAGGACGTTAGCCAACAATTGGAGACCCTCCGCAATAAGATACAGAACGGTCGCCGGGATGTAGACGAAGCGAATCGAGATGCATTACTGAAATTTAGTGACGAGCTGATGCTCATCCCGAGTCAAGTAGGCGATCATCGGCACCTCAAACTTCTTCGTCACAATGTCCGAATGGCAGAGCACGCTGGGAGTCTGGTCGATGCTTTGGAGGATGAAGAAGAAGTGAAGGAGATCGTTCGGTGGATTCATCGAACCTACGATAATCCAGAGACAAATCGCGATTACCGAGTAGCTTTGAAGCAATTCGGCCGGCGAGCTACAGAGGTAAATGGCGATTCTCCACCGGAGACCATGGAGTGGATTCCGTCAAATACTCCCAGTACGTATGATCCGGCACCTGAGCCCAGTGATATGCTGAAATGGGAAGACGATGTCCTCCCTCTGATCGAGGAAACACGAAATCCACGTGATGCGGCTTTGGTCGCTGTTGCATGGGATGCTGGCCCTCGCTCAGGAGAGCTTCGAAGTCTCACGCTTGGAGACGTCACAGATTACGAACACGGCTATCAGGTAACGGTACGTGGGAAAATGGGACAGCGGTCGGTCGGGTTAGTTCCAAGCGTTCCGTTCCTACAGCGGTGGCTGGAGGCCCACCCCGGTGATGCACTCGATGATCCGCTGTGGAGCAAGTTGGAGGAACCGACGGCACCGACTTACAACGCCCTTCGGACGGCGATCAAGGACGCAGCCGAACGTGCAGACATCAATAAACCAGTCACATTTACGAACTTCCGAAAATCAAGCGCGTCTCATCTGGCTTCCCGAGGGATGAATCAGGCTCACATCGAAGATCACCACGGGTGGACGCGTGGGAGCGACGTCGCCTCGCGATATGTCTCGGTGTTCGCCGAAGACACCGATCGGGAAGTTGCTAGGATCCACGGAATTGACGTTGATGCAGATGAAGAACCAGACCCAACTGCACCTATTGAGTGTCCTCGATGTCACCAGAAAACGCCACGCGAGAAACAAAACTGCATTCACTGTCGCCAACACCTCACTAAGGAAGCGACGGTTGAGCAACGAAAGACGTGTGATTGGTGTGGAGAGACTATTCGAGGATACTCTGAGCATCTTCCAGCGTGTCCGGCAGTCGAGATTGAGAAATGA